From the genome of Thermoflexus hugenholtzii, one region includes:
- the acnA gene encoding aconitate hydratase AcnA, whose amino-acid sequence MTRADPFGAKTTLETAAGKVTFYRIGRLAEHGVSDPSRLPFSIRVLLENLLRHCDGHLVTEEDVLALARWAPRDLPDREIPFMPARVILQDFTGVPAVVDLAAMRSAVKRLGGDPRRINPLVPADLVIDHSVQVDFFGTELAFHLNVEKEFERNRERYALLRWAQKAFRNFRVVPPGTGIVHQVNLEYLAKVVQTREVNGEVEAFPDTLVGTDSHTTMINALGVLGWGVGGIEAEAVMLGQPYYMRIPEVIGVRLTGRLPEGATATDLVLTITQLLRKKGVVDKFVEFFGPGLRALSLPDRATIANMAPEYGATCGFFPVDGETLAYLRGTGRDPDLVDLVERYTKAQGLFYDGQGPDPLYTDVVELDLGTIEPTLAGPRRPHDRVPLREVKRQFWESIASMLPSPNPAQAQAVGRLEGEGGVVAPAPAATAAPSAPATWVSLDGQTVALGHGAVVIAAITSCTNTSNPSVMIGAGLLARNAVKRGLTVKPYVKTSLAPGSPVVVDYLRRAGLLPYLEALRFHLVGFGCTTCIGNSGPLPEPIAKAIREHNLVAVAVLSGNRNFEARIHPLVRANYLASPMLVVAYALAGRIDIDFEREPVGFDPNGQPVFLRDIWPSQEEIQGTIRESLDPEMFRARYARVFEGDERWRSLPVPEGDLYEWDPDSTYIQEPPFFREFSLEPPPLQDIRGARVLAVLGDTVTTDHISPAGSIPVNSPAGQYLISRGVQPADFNTYGARRGNHEVMIRGTFANIRLKNMLVPGTEGGYTVYHPTGERMTIYEAAMRYQEAGIPLIILAGKEYGSGSSRDWAAKGTALLGVKAVLAESFERIHRSNLVGMGVLPLQFRPGENRESLGLTGFEIYDIEGIAQGLRPRQEVIVRARRADGTEIAFPAIARLDTPVEVEYYRHGGILPAVLRRILQEAS is encoded by the coding sequence ATGACACGCGCAGATCCTTTCGGCGCGAAGACGACGCTGGAGACGGCGGCCGGCAAGGTGACCTTCTACCGAATCGGCCGGCTGGCGGAGCATGGGGTGAGCGATCCCTCCCGTCTGCCCTTCTCCATCCGGGTCCTTCTGGAGAACCTCCTCCGCCATTGCGACGGCCATCTGGTGACGGAAGAGGACGTGCTGGCCCTGGCCCGCTGGGCCCCTCGGGATCTCCCGGATCGCGAGATCCCCTTCATGCCCGCCCGGGTGATCCTCCAGGACTTCACCGGCGTCCCTGCGGTGGTGGATCTGGCGGCGATGCGCTCGGCGGTGAAGCGCCTGGGCGGGGATCCCCGACGGATCAACCCCCTGGTCCCGGCGGATCTGGTGATCGATCACTCGGTGCAGGTGGATTTCTTCGGGACGGAGCTCGCTTTTCACCTGAACGTGGAGAAGGAGTTCGAACGCAACCGGGAGCGCTACGCGCTGCTGCGCTGGGCCCAGAAGGCCTTCCGGAACTTCCGGGTGGTGCCCCCCGGCACCGGCATCGTCCACCAGGTGAACCTGGAATACCTGGCGAAGGTGGTCCAGACCCGGGAGGTGAACGGGGAGGTGGAGGCCTTCCCGGACACCTTGGTGGGCACGGATTCCCACACGACGATGATCAACGCCCTGGGCGTGCTGGGCTGGGGCGTGGGCGGCATCGAGGCCGAGGCGGTGATGCTGGGCCAGCCTTACTATATGCGCATCCCGGAGGTGATCGGCGTCCGCCTCACGGGCCGCCTCCCCGAGGGCGCCACGGCCACCGACCTCGTCCTCACCATCACCCAGCTCCTCCGCAAGAAGGGGGTGGTGGATAAGTTCGTGGAGTTCTTCGGGCCCGGGCTCCGCGCTCTCAGCCTGCCGGACCGGGCGACCATCGCCAACATGGCGCCCGAATACGGCGCCACATGCGGGTTCTTCCCGGTGGATGGGGAGACGCTGGCGTATCTGCGGGGCACCGGGCGGGATCCGGATCTGGTGGACCTGGTGGAGCGCTACACGAAGGCCCAGGGCCTCTTTTACGATGGCCAGGGGCCGGATCCCCTCTATACGGATGTGGTGGAGCTGGATCTAGGGACCATCGAGCCTACCCTGGCCGGGCCGCGGCGCCCCCATGACCGGGTGCCCCTGCGGGAGGTGAAGCGCCAGTTCTGGGAGAGCATCGCCTCGATGTTGCCGTCCCCGAACCCGGCTCAGGCGCAGGCCGTCGGCCGGCTGGAAGGGGAGGGCGGGGTGGTCGCGCCCGCTCCCGCGGCGACGGCGGCCCCCTCCGCCCCCGCCACCTGGGTGAGCCTGGATGGCCAGACGGTGGCCCTGGGGCACGGCGCCGTGGTGATTGCGGCCATCACCTCCTGTACCAACACCTCGAACCCCTCCGTGATGATCGGGGCCGGGTTGCTGGCCCGTAACGCGGTCAAGCGCGGGCTGACGGTGAAGCCCTACGTGAAGACCAGCCTGGCCCCCGGCTCGCCGGTGGTGGTGGATTACCTGCGCCGGGCGGGCCTGTTGCCCTACCTGGAGGCCCTGCGCTTCCATCTGGTCGGGTTCGGCTGCACCACCTGCATCGGCAACAGCGGCCCGCTGCCCGAGCCCATCGCCAAAGCCATTCGGGAGCACAACCTGGTGGCCGTCGCCGTCCTGAGCGGGAACCGCAACTTCGAGGCCCGGATCCATCCTCTGGTGCGCGCCAACTACCTGGCCTCTCCCATGCTGGTGGTGGCCTACGCCCTGGCCGGCCGCATCGACATCGACTTCGAGCGCGAGCCCGTGGGGTTCGATCCCAACGGCCAGCCGGTCTTCCTGCGGGACATCTGGCCCTCCCAGGAGGAGATCCAGGGGACGATCCGCGAGAGCCTGGACCCGGAGATGTTCCGGGCCCGCTACGCCCGCGTCTTCGAAGGGGATGAGCGGTGGCGGAGCCTCCCGGTCCCGGAGGGGGATCTCTATGAATGGGATCCGGATTCCACCTACATCCAGGAGCCGCCGTTCTTCCGGGAGTTCTCCCTGGAGCCTCCGCCGCTGCAGGACATCCGGGGAGCGCGGGTCTTGGCCGTGCTGGGCGACACCGTCACCACTGATCACATCTCGCCCGCCGGCAGCATCCCGGTCAACAGCCCTGCGGGGCAGTATCTGATCTCCCGGGGGGTTCAGCCGGCCGACTTCAACACCTACGGCGCCCGGCGGGGCAACCACGAGGTGATGATCCGCGGCACCTTCGCCAACATCCGTCTGAAGAACATGCTGGTGCCGGGGACCGAAGGGGGCTACACGGTCTATCATCCCACCGGGGAGCGGATGACCATCTATGAGGCGGCGATGCGCTATCAGGAGGCGGGGATCCCGCTGATCATCCTCGCCGGCAAGGAATACGGCAGCGGCTCCTCCCGGGACTGGGCGGCCAAGGGCACGGCGCTGCTGGGGGTCAAGGCGGTGCTGGCCGAGTCCTTCGAGCGGATCCACCGCAGCAACCTGGTGGGGATGGGCGTGCTCCCGCTGCAGTTCCGCCCCGGCGAGAACCGGGAGTCCCTGGGCCTCACCGGCTTCGAGATCTATGATATTGAGGGGATCGCTCAGGGCCTGCGGCCGCGCCAGGAGGTCATCGTGCGGGCCCGGCGGGCGGACGGCACGGAGATCGCCTTCCCGGCCATCGCCCGTCTGGACACGCCGGTGGAGGTGGAATATTACCGCCACGGTGGGATCCTCCCGGCGGTGCTGCGGCGGATCCTCCAGGAGGCGTCCTGA
- a CDS encoding DUF433 domain-containing protein, with product MKKNPLIVRSDEILGGTPVFAGTRVPIQTLLDYLEAGHTLDEFLEDFPTVSREQVVGVLEHLKALLLAEV from the coding sequence ATGAAGAAAAACCCGTTGATTGTTCGTTCCGATGAAATCCTCGGCGGCACGCCTGTGTTTGCAGGCACGCGTGTTCCGATTCAGACCCTCCTGGATTACCTGGAGGCGGGCCATACTCTGGATGAGTTTCTCGAGGATTTTCCGACCGTAAGCCGGGAACAAGTCGTTGGGGTCCTTGAACACCTGAAAGCTTTATTGCTCGCTGAGGTGTAA
- a CDS encoding nucleotidyltransferase domain-containing protein has protein sequence MIAGRKISLEEIYEVVQQIVDKFHPQSIILFGSYADGQPEPWSDVDLLVIMDTPLKEIDQAVEICRSIRCDFPIDLIVYKPENIKKRIDMGDFMLTEIVKKGKVLYERTHSGVDRES, from the coding sequence ATGATTGCAGGACGCAAAATATCTCTCGAGGAAATTTACGAGGTTGTCCAGCAAATAGTCGACAAATTCCATCCACAATCTATCATTTTATTCGGATCCTATGCTGATGGACAGCCGGAACCGTGGAGCGATGTGGATTTGCTGGTGATCATGGACACACCGCTGAAAGAAATCGATCAGGCGGTAGAGATATGTCGAAGTATCCGCTGTGATTTTCCGATAGATTTGATTGTATATAAACCAGAAAATATTAAGAAAAGGATCGATATGGGAGATTTTATGCTTACAGAAATTGTAAAGAAGGGGAAGGTTCTGTATGAACGAACTCACTCGGGAGTGGATCGAGAAAGCTGA
- a CDS encoding DUF5615 family PIN-like protein: protein MRILLDECLPRRLKTVLIDHEVRTVPEMGWSGLKDREILSRARRQFDVFVTIDQGFDFLKSSLSSLAPLTVIILSAPSNRFEDLQPLMKEVRSILENLLPGQVVRIG from the coding sequence ATGCGAATATTGCTGGATGAGTGTTTGCCTCGACGCTTAAAGACTGTATTGATTGATCATGAGGTTCGAACAGTTCCGGAAATGGGATGGTCAGGATTGAAAGATAGGGAAATTCTGAGCAGAGCTCGGAGGCAATTTGATGTCTTTGTGACGATTGATCAAGGTTTCGATTTTTTGAAATCTTCGTTATCTTCTTTAGCGCCCTTAACAGTGATCATCTTGAGCGCTCCAAGCAACCGTTTCGAAGATCTGCAACCACTTATGAAAGAGGTTCGTTCGATTCTGGAGAATCTTTTGCCTGGCCAGGTTGTGCGGATCGGTTGA
- a CDS encoding bacterioferritin has protein sequence MDEKLAQLIEGLNRDLNAELNTIIRYIRHASVLKGLAGHEVRELLQKEVMDEVKHAMYLADKIVALGGTPRVQPQAPTEVSDWRGVLEDSLKFELEAIAGYRERAAQAEAVGDIGLKATLEMFAEDETRHKEEIERLLGGPAF, from the coding sequence ATGGACGAGAAGCTGGCGCAGCTCATCGAAGGTCTGAACCGGGATCTCAACGCCGAGCTCAACACGATCATCCGTTACATCCGCCATGCCAGCGTCCTCAAGGGCCTGGCCGGCCACGAGGTGCGGGAGCTCCTCCAGAAGGAGGTGATGGACGAGGTCAAGCACGCGATGTATCTGGCCGACAAGATCGTGGCCCTGGGTGGAACCCCTCGGGTCCAGCCCCAGGCTCCCACGGAGGTCTCCGACTGGCGGGGCGTGCTGGAGGACTCCCTCAAATTCGAGCTCGAAGCGATCGCCGGCTATCGGGAGCGGGCGGCCCAGGCCGAGGCGGTGGGGGATATCGGCCTGAAGGCCACCCTGGAGATGTTCGCCGAGGACGAAACCCGGCACAAGGAGGAGATCGAGCGGCTCCTGGGCGGGCCAGCCTTTTAG